GCATCCGCGTCGATTACTACGGCACACCGACTCCCTTGGAGCAGATGGCCTCCATATCCATTCCGGACAGTCGGACCATCGCCATTCAGCCCTGGGACCGAGCCGCCTTCAAGGATATCGACAGAGCCATCCTCAAGTCCGACCTGGGATTGAACCCGGTCAACGACGGAAAAAACATCCGGATCAACATCCCTCCGCTGACCGAAGAACGGCGCAAGGAACTGGTCAAGATTGCCAAGAAGTTCACCGAGGAGGCTAAAGTCGGCATTCGCAACATCCGCCGCGATGCCAACGACACCCTGAAGAAGCAGGAAAAAAACAAGGAAATCACCGAGGACGAACTGCGCAAGATCCAGGATGACGTCCAGAAACTGACGGACGAGTACATCGCCAAGGCTGACGAGGTTTTTGCGGCCAAGGAAAAGGAAATCATGGAGATTTGAACTGGTTTGTCTTCACTTCCTCAACATATCGCCATCATCATGGACGGCAACGGGCGCTGGGCCGAGCAGCACGGGCTGCCCCGCAATGAAGGGCACAAGGCCGGAACCCAGGCAGCCCGCAAGGTCGTCACCCATTGCCGTAAGCTCGGCATACCGCACCTGACGTTCTATACTTTTTCAAAGGAAAACTGGTCCCGCCCCCGCGAGGAGATATCGTTTCTCTTCGACTTGCTCCAGGCGTATCTCAAGGACGAGATGGACTCCCTGCTGGAGCGCGATATCCGGTTGCAGGTCCTGGGCGAGTGGTCCGACCTGCCCTTTTCCCTGCGCCAGATCCTGCGCCATGTCTGCTCCCGGAGCAGCCACTGCAGGTCCATGGTCGTCAACCTGGCCCTGAACTATTCCGGCCGGGAGGAGATCCTGCGGGCCTGCAGAAAACTCATGGATCAGGGGCTTGGCCCGGAGCAGCTTACCGAAAGCCATTTTGCCGCGCAGCTGGAT
The window above is part of the Desulfonatronum thiosulfatophilum genome. Proteins encoded here:
- the frr gene encoding ribosome recycling factor; its protein translation is MASVLNDNRERMEKTLQSLDKEFKRLRTGRASSALLEGIRVDYYGTPTPLEQMASISIPDSRTIAIQPWDRAAFKDIDRAILKSDLGLNPVNDGKNIRINIPPLTEERRKELVKIAKKFTEEAKVGIRNIRRDANDTLKKQEKNKEITEDELRKIQDDVQKLTDEYIAKADEVFAAKEKEIMEI
- the uppS gene encoding polyprenyl diphosphate synthase, whose protein sequence is MSSLPQHIAIIMDGNGRWAEQHGLPRNEGHKAGTQAARKVVTHCRKLGIPHLTFYTFSKENWSRPREEISFLFDLLQAYLKDEMDSLLERDIRLQVLGEWSDLPFSLRQILRHVCSRSSHCRSMVVNLALNYSGREEILRACRKLMDQGLGPEQLTESHFAAQLDTAGQPDPDLIIRTSGEQRLSNFLLYQAAYSELYFTPVFWPDFDESHLQTALDVYAGRSRRFGGLEAPTAETSSSKT